A window of the Paenibacillus thermoaerophilus genome harbors these coding sequences:
- a CDS encoding Dps family protein → MPLSDVLNRQIANWTVLYVKLHHYHWYVTGSQFFTLHAKFEELYNEAALHIDELAERLLALRGKPVATMKECLETASVKEADGQETAERMVAELAGDFDRMIGELKEGIEEADKAGDESTADMLLGIHTSLEKHVWMLHSFLGR, encoded by the coding sequence GTGCCGTTGTCCGACGTGTTGAATCGTCAAATCGCCAACTGGACCGTCCTGTATGTAAAGCTGCACCATTACCATTGGTACGTGACGGGCTCACAATTTTTCACCTTGCATGCGAAATTCGAGGAGCTCTATAACGAAGCCGCCCTGCACATCGACGAATTGGCCGAGCGTCTGCTGGCGCTGAGGGGAAAACCCGTCGCCACGATGAAGGAGTGCCTGGAGACGGCCTCGGTCAAGGAGGCCGACGGGCAGGAGACGGCCGAACGCATGGTAGCCGAACTGGCCGGAGACTTCGACCGCATGATCGGCGAACTGAAGGAAGGAATTGAAGAGGCGGACAAAGCAGGGGACGAATCGACAGCCGACATGCTTCTCGGGATTCATACGAGCCTGGAGAAACACGTGTGGATGCTGCATTCGTTCCTTGGCCGTTGA